From Parcubacteria group bacterium:
GATAACCAAACAAATGGCGCGACTGAGCAGGCCGGGATGCTTGCGGAAAAGTTAGCTGATCAATCTAAGATTAAGAAATTTTCCAACTATCAGGAATTGCAAGATTTTGTAGAAAATAATTCCGGAGGAGATAATTTCAGTGGAAGGATCATGTCAAATATGGAGTGGACAGACGCGGCTGTGCCGATGGCGGAAAAAAGCGTCCAAGCGACTTCCGGGTTGGGGGGAGTGGATTATTCCCAGACGAATGTGCAAGTGTCAGGCGTGGATGAATCTGATCTGGTGAAGACGGACGGCGAATATATCTATTCTGTCGCGGGCAATACGCTTTTTATCACGCGGGCCAATCCGGCTGATAGCGCGGAAGTTGTGTCAAAAATTGAGTTTAAGTCAGTCCCGCAAAGCCTCTATCTCAAAGGAGATCGGCTGGTGATTTTTGGTGGCGATCAAGGCATTATGACAATGGATTATTATGCTCGTTTCAAGCGCAAATCGCCATATTCTTTTTTTAAGGTATTTGATATTACAGACAAGAAAAATCCGAAGCAGCTACGTGATTTAGATTTTGAGGGAAATTATTTGGAATCGCGGATGATCGGCAATTATGTCTATTTCCTTACCTCGACTTACACGCAATATTATGCTGGAGAAATTCCCGTGCCAAGAATATTGGACGATGGAAAGGAATTATATGACAGTCAAGATTTGGCTAAGTGCCCAAATTGTCCTGATGTTTACTATTTTGATATGCCCTACGATTCGGTCAACATGGTCAATGTCTCTGCGATTAATATTGATGACGAAAATGAAAATTTGACCAATCAGGTTTATCTGCTTTCCGGACAGCAGAATTTTTACGCGTCGCAAAAAAATCTCTACATCGCCTATACGAAATATTTGAGCGAGTACGATCTGTTTATGGGAGTGGCAAAAGATTTTCTATTAACGCGCCTGAGCGAGAAGGAGCAAGCGCAGATCCAAAAAATTGAGGCGGTGGATGATTCAATTCTTTCAAAACGGGAAAAAATGAGCAAAATCAACGCTGTTGTGGAGCGCTACTTGGCATCGTTGCCTGATGATGAGAATCAAAAAATAGAAAAAGAGCTGGAAGATGAAATGCAGAAAAAATACGCGGATATTTCCAAGGAATTAGAAAAAACGGTCATTCATAAAATTGCGATCGAAGGGGGTAGGATTGAGTATAAAAATTTTGGAGAAGTGACTGGGTCAGTGCTCAATCAATTCTCGATGGATGAGGACGAAAAGGGGAATTTTAGAATAGCAACAACTAAGAATCAGACATTTTCGCCACTGAATTTTTTTGGTGGATTTGGTGGGATTGGCGGTATGGAGAAAATGGCAGGCGATACAGCTCAAGATATTAAAGCTCAGCAGAATCAATCTTATAGCAATCTTTATGTTCTCGATGGGGATCTGAAAACAATCGGTGCGGTGGAGAATTTAGCCAAAGGGGAGCGGATTTATTCGGCCAGGTTTATGCAAGACAGGGCGTATCTTGTGACGTATAAGCAAACCGATCCGCTGTTTGTAGTTGACCTCGGGGACGCAAAAAATCCTAAAGTATTGGGTGAGCTAAAAGTGCCAGGTTTCTCCAGTTATTTGCATCCTTATAATGACACGACACTGATTGGTCTGG
This genomic window contains:
- a CDS encoding beta-propeller domain-containing protein, with the protein product MEPQNNVEDETAPVEVKKDHRIRIILPALAFLFFALLVVQNYFYIKNGREAKKDNQTNGATEQAGMLAEKLADQSKIKKFSNYQELQDFVENNSGGDNFSGRIMSNMEWTDAAVPMAEKSVQATSGLGGVDYSQTNVQVSGVDESDLVKTDGEYIYSVAGNTLFITRANPADSAEVVSKIEFKSVPQSLYLKGDRLVIFGGDQGIMTMDYYARFKRKSPYSFFKVFDITDKKNPKQLRDLDFEGNYLESRMIGNYVYFLTSTYTQYYAGEIPVPRILDDGKELYDSQDLAKCPNCPDVYYFDMPYDSVNMVNVSAINIDDENENLTNQVYLLSGQQNFYASQKNLYIAYTKYLSEYDLFMGVAKDFLLTRLSEKEQAQIQKIEAVDDSILSKREKMSKINAVVERYLASLPDDENQKIEKELEDEMQKKYADISKELEKTVIHKIAIEGGRIEYKNFGEVTGSVLNQFSMDEDEKGNFRIATTKNQTFSPLNFFGGFGGIGGMEKMAGDTAQDIKAQQNQSYSNLYVLDGDLKTIGAVENLAKGERIYSARFMQDRAYLVTYKQTDPLFVVDLGDAKNPKVLGELKVPGFSSYLHPYNDTTLIGLGKEAEENSSGGVTTRGLKLSLFDVSDVSQPKEVDKYELGSAGSNSLALDDHKAFLFSREKNLLVIPVTLTDDLVNTSMPWQEVFNGVAVFKVDKNGFTLQGKISQNNKTGTQLGYDYYNNGLKRALYIENNLYTVSDQYLQINKLDGLDLIKRVPLKGEQDFRVVPNPEPVMTPMFKPSNYEGDLAE